From a region of the Chloroflexota bacterium genome:
- a CDS encoding MFS transporter, translating into MKQPLSTSHAWRLVIASRNFRILFTAELVSTFGDILYKLAIMWFIYQRTGSAMQTGGVAIAGLLGTLLVGFLIGTLVDRWNRKTILVVADLVRAILVASLVVAMLFADQPPLWLFYGVSFALSIVGMFFGSARSAAMPDLLASETLLAANIAANMASRMMGVGFTAIAGLLIAWIGPEWAMGLNALSFVFSAVWLLWLPSLAATTPKARRAVTPKAIWQDMREGIDYLRLSHLLGFLSSIVIVVNFGSALYSTLTPALVTTVLNADPSVYGLLSTASLIGGIIGGLLLQMVGQKLSLNQSISLGLIGASLSALSLGWSTWVPLSLFLTTTMSMALVFNQMPVYTALQRETPSHLRGRVFNLFGMIANIANPLGIALGSALADQIGVQWVYSIGAALVAFGAWRALYYHKPQPDPRSEGALL; encoded by the coding sequence ATGAAACAACCACTTTCAACCAGCCATGCATGGCGTTTGGTTATCGCAAGCCGCAACTTCCGCATTCTCTTTACGGCAGAGCTTGTATCAACCTTTGGCGATATTCTCTATAAATTGGCAATTATGTGGTTTATCTATCAGCGCACTGGCTCGGCGATGCAAACCGGTGGGGTGGCAATCGCTGGGCTGCTTGGCACATTACTGGTTGGCTTTTTGATTGGCACATTAGTTGATCGTTGGAATCGCAAAACTATTTTGGTGGTTGCCGATCTTGTGCGGGCGATCTTGGTAGCCAGTCTTGTGGTCGCGATGCTTTTCGCTGATCAGCCACCATTGTGGCTGTTTTATGGGGTAAGCTTTGCCCTGAGCATTGTTGGTATGTTTTTTGGCTCAGCGCGTAGTGCCGCCATGCCCGATCTACTGGCCTCGGAAACCTTGCTTGCCGCCAATATTGCCGCCAATATGGCTAGCCGCATGATGGGTGTTGGGTTCACGGCGATTGCTGGCCTGCTGATCGCTTGGATTGGGCCTGAATGGGCCATGGGCTTGAATGCACTCTCATTTGTTTTCTCAGCAGTTTGGTTATTATGGTTGCCATCTTTGGCGGCAACAACCCCTAAAGCACGGCGAGCTGTTACCCCTAAAGCCATCTGGCAAGATATGCGCGAGGGGATCGATTATCTGCGTTTGAGCCATTTATTGGGCTTTTTGAGCAGTATTGTGATTGTGGTTAATTTTGGGAGTGCGCTCTATTCAACCCTAACACCAGCGCTGGTAACAACCGTGCTGAACGCAGACCCCAGTGTTTATGGCTTATTAAGCACAGCAAGCCTCATTGGTGGAATTATTGGCGGGTTGCTGCTTCAGATGGTGGGCCAAAAACTCAGCCTCAATCAATCAATCAGCCTTGGATTAATTGGCGCTAGCCTCAGTGCTTTGAGTTTAGGCTGGTCAACTTGGGTTCCGTTGAGCCTCTTTTTGACAACGACGATGAGCATGGCCTTGGTTTTTAATCAAATGCCAGTTTATACTGCGCTCCAACGAGAAACGCCGAGCCATCTGCGCGGGCGAGTTTTCAATCTTTTTGGCATGATCGCTAATATTGCTAATCCCCTAGGAATTGCGCTTGGCAGTGCGCTTGCCGACCAAATTGGGGTGCAATGGGTCTATAGCATTGGGGCCGCTTTGGTGGCTTTTGGTGCTTGGCGGGCATTGTATTATCACAAGCCGCAACCAGACCCACGCTCTGAGGGAGCTTTATTATGA
- a CDS encoding insulinase family protein, protein MSEVVQLQVAPGVYLRVIQAPTVWTTTMWLVWQSPLAPFANYMLGQLLQQRAQQPQQIQSWLNQTGFSPEWLASQRETITTLTWYWVSQATTPSELAAALQRIQPMLTELFEQRLFDQADSAELRMQQARRMVEQQYLQQRTNPQLASLTRCLEALQPDEARGASQGLEHAAEAESAWCTISQQAPLIVYLVVADAAQTIGEMVAGWLQPWIGQRQPLRYYDPTPATARERLLIHEYQPHIPSQMSMAWSGGATLAAPNYAMFQASLGLLGAFPRSRWLQVLRQQHQLTYAIKVHANRLNGMVAMQSLLVDQAQPLAQQLIEQTLAELQTGRFGLDEQAYAQAMLDREQCLLWENPRRLLDHCVMLDLLGQPIIPRQDLTFSPDPQALGQALQQLQPAALVNIRGAQ, encoded by the coding sequence ATGAGCGAGGTTGTGCAATTGCAAGTGGCTCCTGGCGTGTATCTGCGCGTCATTCAAGCCCCAACAGTTTGGACAACGACCATGTGGTTGGTCTGGCAATCGCCGTTAGCGCCATTTGCCAACTATATGCTTGGCCAATTACTGCAACAGCGTGCCCAACAACCACAGCAGATCCAATCATGGCTTAATCAAACTGGCTTTTCTCCCGAATGGCTGGCTAGTCAGCGCGAAACCATTACAACTTTGACTTGGTATTGGGTCAGCCAAGCTACTACGCCAAGTGAGCTAGCCGCAGCCTTGCAGCGAATCCAACCAATGTTAACTGAGCTTTTCGAGCAACGATTGTTTGATCAAGCTGATTCAGCTGAGCTGCGTATGCAACAAGCGCGGCGCATGGTCGAACAACAGTATCTGCAACAACGAACTAATCCGCAACTTGCTAGCCTAACCCGTTGTCTCGAAGCTCTTCAGCCCGATGAGGCAAGAGGGGCTAGCCAAGGGCTGGAGCATGCCGCCGAGGCCGAATCCGCCTGGTGCACGATCAGCCAGCAAGCGCCATTAATTGTCTATCTGGTAGTAGCCGATGCTGCCCAAACAATTGGCGAGATGGTTGCTGGATGGTTGCAACCATGGATCGGCCAACGTCAGCCATTGCGCTATTATGATCCGACTCCAGCAACCGCACGCGAACGCTTATTAATTCATGAATATCAACCCCATATCCCCTCACAAATGAGCATGGCTTGGTCGGGTGGTGCGACCTTGGCTGCGCCAAATTATGCGATGTTTCAAGCAAGCCTTGGCTTATTGGGGGCGTTTCCGCGATCACGTTGGTTGCAGGTATTACGCCAACAACATCAATTGACCTATGCGATTAAAGTTCATGCCAATCGGCTAAATGGCATGGTTGCAATGCAAAGTCTGTTAGTTGATCAAGCCCAGCCCTTGGCGCAACAATTAATTGAGCAAACCCTAGCCGAGTTACAAACAGGCCGCTTTGGCTTGGATGAACAAGCCTATGCCCAAGCAATGCTTGATCGTGAGCAGTGTTTACTGTGGGAGAATCCGCGCCGCTTGCTCGATCATTGTGTGATGTTGGATCTCTTAGGCCAACCAATTATTCCACGCCAAGACCTGACGTTTTCGCCTGACCCACAAGCCTTGGGCCAAGCGTTGCAACAGCTGCAACCAGCTGCTTTGGTCAACATTCGAGGTGCTCAATGA